CGACCGTCATGACCGCCTCGCGCCACGACCCGCCGGGCCACGGCGCCTGCGGCCACATGGGCAGGCTCGCCAGGATCAGCGCCACGGCGAACACCCCCAGGCTCACGCGTCGCACGTCGATGTCGTTGCGGTCGAGCATGCGGATGTACTCGTACAGCCCCATGACCGACACGAACAGCAGCGCCGGCAGCATGGCCCACCAGCCGGTCCACACGACCGCGCTGATGATCGCGAACCCCACCACGCTGGTCAGGACGCGGCTGCTCAGCGACTCCACGCGGCCTCCAGAAGGGACGTGGGCTGTGGGCCGTGGGGTGTTGCACCACACGCCACGGCCCGCAGCCCACGTCCTGTCTCAGGCGTCCTCACCCGAGGATTTCCTGCTCCTTCTTCTGGAAGGTACTCTCGACCTTCGCGATGAACTCGTCGGTGATCTTCTGCACGTCGGCCTCGCCGCGCTTGATCTCGTCGTCACCGATGCCCTCGACCTTCTTGACCTCGTCCAGACCGTGCTTGCGGATGTTGCGGATGGCGATCCGGGCGTCCTCGGCGTAGTTCTTGGCGTTCTTCACGAGGTCACGGCGGCGCTCCTCGGTCAGCATGGGCAGGCTGATGAAGATCGTGTCGCCCTTGTTGTTCGGGTTCAGGCCCAGGTCGCTGTCGCGGATGGCCTTCTCGATGGGGTTCAGTGCGCCGCGGTCCCAGGGGGTGATGACCAGCGTCCGGGCGTCGGGCGTGGTGATGCTCGCCACCTGATCGATCGGCACCGAGCTGCCGTAGTACTCCACGACGATCTTCTTCAGGATGCCGGGGTTGGCGCGACCGGTGCGCAGCACCGACAGGTTGTTCTCCAGCGCTTCGATGGCCTTGCCCATCTTCTCGCGCGTCTCGGCCTGGATTGTTTTCATGTCAGCCATGGTCAGGGCCTCCTTGGAAATGAAATGATTTCGCTCGCGGGGATTGTAGCGCAGCGCGGCCCGGCCTTCCGGTGCGGCCGGTCAGCTGACCACGCCCGGCGGGTGCGGGTCAGGGCGTGCTGATCAGCGTTCCCACCCGCTGCCCCTCGAGCAGCCGGCGCAGGTTCCCTTCCTGGAACAGGTCGAACACCACGATCGGCAGGCCCTTGTCCATGCACAGCGTCAGCGCGGTGGCGTCCATGACTTCCAGCCGCTGCTCGACCACCTGCAGGTGCGTGGCCTGCTCGATGAACTTCGCGTCGCTGTTCTTGCGGGGGTCGCTGTCGTACACGCCGTCCACACGGTTTTTCGCCATCAGCACCACGTCCGCTCCGATTTCCAGGGCGCGCAGGGTGCTGGTCGTGTCGGTCGTGAAGAACGGCGCGCCGTTCCCGCCGCCGAAGATCACCACGCGGCCCTTTTCCAGGTGCCGCATGGCGCGGCGGCGGATGTACGGCTCGGCCACGGCCGCCATCTGGATGGCGCTCATGACGCGCGTGGGCCGCCCGGCACTCTCCATGGCGTCCTGCAGGGCCATGGCGTTCATGACCGTGCCCAGCATCCCGATGTAGTCGGCGGTGGCGGGGTCCATGCCGGCCCCGTTGCGCGCGCCGCGCCACAGGTTCCCGCCGCCGATCACGACCGCGAGTTCCACGTCCGTGCCGTCCAGAGCGCCGGTGATCAGCCGGGCCAGCTGGGCAGTGGTGTCGGGACTGATCCCGAAGCCCGACTCACCGGCCAGGAACTCACCAGAAAGTTTGAGCAGAACGCGCTTGAACATGCATACCTCGCTTGGGGACCGGCGCGTGCGCGCCGGCAGGGAAAAAGGGGCGAAGGGAGGAAAGGGGGGTGGCGTCTGGCAGCATACTCCCGGCAGTTGCGCGGGCCGCTGCCGGGACGGGGGAGGGGGCGCCGGGGGGGGGCCCTTCAGGGCGCCGCCCCTCCGGGGAGAGGGGCGGCGCGGAACTTCAGGGCAGGGTGGCGTTAAGCGCCGATCTCGAAGCGCACGAAGCGCTTGATGGTCGCGCCGCCCAGGTACTTGGCGACGGTGACGCTGTTGTCCTTGACGAAGTTCTGCTCGGGCAGGACCTTCTCGGAGTAGAACTTGCCGATCTGACCTTCGACGATCTTCTCGACGATCTGCTGGGGCTTGCCCTCGTTCAGCGCCTTGTTCGTGAGGATCTCGCGCTCCTTCTCGATGTCGCTGGAGTTCACCTCGTCACGGCTCAGGAACTGGGGGCGCTCGGCGGCGACGTGCAGGGCCACGTCCTTGGCCTGCGCGTCCGTGCCGCCCTCGAGGTCGACGAGCACGCCGATCTTGCCGTTGCTGTGCACGTACCCGGCCACGGTGCTGCCTTCCACGAAGGCCACGCGGTTCAGGACCAGGTTCTCGCCGATCTTGCCGGCGGCGGCGGCGACGGTGGTCGCCACGGTCTCACCGCTGGGCAGCGTGAAGGAGCGGAACTCCTCGACGTCGCTGGTGCCGGCGCTCAGGGCCGCCTGGGCCAGTTCGGCCACCAGCGCCTGGAAGTCGCTGTTGCGCGCCACGAAGTCCGTCTCGGAGTTCACTTCGACGATGGCAGCCTTGTTGCCGTCCACCACGAAGCGCACGAGCCCTTCCTTGGCTTCACGGTCGGCCTTCTTGGCGGCCTTCACGATGCCGCGCTCGCGCAGCAGCGCCACAGCCTTCTCTTCGTCGTTGCCGGCGTCGGCGAGGGCCTTCTTGACGTCCATCATGCCTGCGCCCGTCAGTTCACGGAGTTTCTTGATTGATTCCAGCATGTCATGCCTCCAGGGTCGGTCCCAGCGTGTGGGTCCGGGTGAGGGGTTCGCCCGGCAGTCCGGGCGTGAGCGTGGGCCGCGGTCGGGGCAGGAGAAAAGGGTGGTCCGAAGCGTTTGCGCCGGACAGCACCCTTCCTCCCGGCCCGGTCCGGGCTTAGTTCTCGGTCTGCTCGGTCTCGGTCGCTTCCGCGGCGACTTCGCCCTCGGCCGCGCCGACGTCCTCGCCGCCGCCACGCGCCTCGACGAGCAGGTCGCCGATGCGGTGCGTGATCAGCTGGATGGAGCGGATCGCGTCGTCGTTACCGGGAACGATGTAGTCGATGACGTCCGGGTCGCTGTCCGTGTCGGCCAGCGCGATGACGGGAATCCCCAGCTTGTTGGCTTCCTGCACGGCGATGACTTCCTTGGTGGGGTCCACCACGAAGATCGCGTCAGGCAGGCGGTTCATCTTGCGGATGCCACCCACGAAGCGCTGCAGACGCTCGCGCTCGGCGGCGAGCTTGATGCGCTCGGCCTTCAGGCGGTCGTTGATGCGGCCGGACTCGAACATCTCGTCGAGTTCGTTCAGGCGGTCGATGCGGGTGCGCATGGTCTTGAAGTTCGTGAGCATCCCGCCGAGCCAGCGGCTGGTGACGAAGGGCATGCCGGTGCGGCGCGCTTCGAGTTCCACGATCTCCTGGGCCTGCTTCTTGGTGCCGACGAACAGGATGACGCCGCCACGCTCGGACAGTTCCTTGATGAAGTCGAAGGAACGGTCCACCTGCTTGAGGGTCTTCTGCAGGTCGATGATGAAGATGCCGTTACGCTCGGCGAAGATGAAACGCTTGAACTTGGGGTTCCAGCGCTTGGTTTCGTGACCGAAGTGAACCCCGGCCTCCAGCAGTTGCTTCATGGAGATGTACGACATGTGAACTCCTGAGCGTTGAAATGTGGGACAAGTTTGCCGTTCTCGTGCCAGCCCAGCGTCATGAACGCCGAAGGTGGGCCAGGCCGGGCGCGACGCTCCAGCGCGCACGGCGGGTCACGGGGGCACCCAAACGGGAATTATACGACATCGGACGCACGGGTGGGAGGGGGGACGCCGGGCGGACAGCTGATGGCAGAAGGCTGATAGCAGATGGCGGATGGTTGATGGCGGATGGCTCAGTGGAGGCTGTGGGCCAGCGCCGAGACTGCCAGCGACTGCCGGGCCTGCTCCATCTGGGCGTCCTCCAGATGCCACGCCGCCGAGAGGGCCGCGTACGCCCCCACCCACGCCAGCAGGCGCGTGCGGTCCAGCCCGGCCTCCTGCGCGATCAGGGCCGACTGCCGTTCCAGCCGCCCCGACGTCAGCGCGTGCGCCAGCGTGGGATTGCACAGCATGTTCGCGAAATCGAAGGTCCGCTCGCCGGTCAGTCCCTTCGGGTCGATCACCAGCCAGCCGCGCTCCGGGCTGCGCAGCACGTTCCCGTGGTGCAGGTCTCCGTGCAGGGGCCGCACGTCACGCTGATCCGCCAGCAGGCGCTGCGCGGTGACCCAGGCCTGCCTGAACACGCCGCCCAGCTCGGCGCTCTCGGCCAACTCCTCGAACCACTCCCAGAGTGTGAGCAGCGAGGATGGATGGTCAGGGCGTTGCTGATGGACTTGGACAGCTGCGCTGCACAGAATCTGTGTCGCTGCGGAATCCTGGTTGCCGAGAGCCATTTCGGCCAGAGCCGGTTCTGGATGTAATCGCTCCATCAGCAGCCCCCGACCGCCCTTGCGGAATACCTGAGCTGCCCCCTGCCCGTCCAGCCACACCATCAGGTCGTAGCCACGGACCTCCACCACACTGCGGGTCACCTTCAGCATCGCCGCCCGGCCCTGCCAGCGCACGGGCATCAGGTCGCTGCTGGTCGTGCGGATCGCCGCGCCGTCCGGTGTCAGATTCCAGCGCATCATGTACCCGTCCAGACCCATAAGCCCAGTCTGCACCCAAAGAGGGACGCCCGGCCGGTGGTGACAGGGCTTACACTCGGCAACTATGGACTGGTTCTACGCAATCGTTTACGGCATCGTCGAGGGCATCACGGAATTCCTGCCGATCAGCTCGACCGGCCACCTGATCCTCACGGGGAACCTGCTGGGCGTCCCGTGGACCAAGGAAGTCAAGGACACCTTCGAGGTCGTCATTCAGGGCGGCGCGATCCTGGCCGTCCTCGCGTACTACTGGAAGGACTTCCTGCAGATCCGCCGCATCGGCACCGACCGCAGCCAGCAGACGCTCTGGCTGGGCGTGCTCGTCGCCTGCATTCCCGCCGTGATCCTGGGCCTGCTGTTCGGGGACGCCATCAAGGCGAACCTGTTCCGGCCCAGCGTGGTCGCCTGGGCGCTGATCGTGGGCGGCGTGATCATCTGGCTGCTCGAGAGCCGCCGCGTCACCCCGAACGTGGACGCCATCGAGAAGATCGGCGTGCCCCGCAGCCTGATGATCGGCGCGGTGCAGTGCCTCGCGCTGCTGTGGCCCGGCTTCTCCCGCAGCGCCAGCTCCATCCTGGGCGGCATGGTCCTGGGCCTCGACCGGCCCACTGCCACCAAATTCAGCTTCTACCTGGGCGTTCCCACCCTGGGCGGCGCGGCCCTGCTGGACTTCATCAAGAGCCGCGACATCCTCGCGGAGATCGGCGTGGGGAACGTGCTGCTGGGCGCCGGCGTGTCGTTCGTGGTCGCGTACCTCAGCATCGGCTGGCTGCTGCGGTTCGTGTCCACCAACACCTTCAAGCCCTTCGCGATCTACCGCGTGGTGGTGGGCGTCCTGATCCTGATCCTGATCGCCACGGGCGTCCTGAGCAACGGCAACCTCGCCTGACCCTGCCCGCCTGACCTGACGCGCCGCTCCTGAATACCGGGAGCGGCGCGTTCGCCATGCAGACCCGCACGCGGCCTGCCAGAATCGGGGCGTGGTTCCCCCCACCCTCTACCGCCCGTTCCTCAGCGGCACCTACAGCGTCTCGGCCGGCCTGTACCGCCTGGGCGCGCAGCCCGTGCCGTGGCTGGACGACCCCGGCCCCGAACAGCACACCTTCACGCTGGACCGCGAGTACCCGCGCCTGATCGCCAGCAAGGCCGCCGCGCACGCCCGCGCCCTGCCCGAGTACGCCGGCGAGGCCGCCCTGACCCCGGACCTGCGGGAGGCCGCGCTGACCTTCACGGCCCGCCAGCTCGCCGCCGACAGCGGGGGAGAGATCCGCTGGGACGGCCGCACCCTGCGCAACACCCTGCTGGGCTGGCAGGCCGACCTGCACCCCCGCTGGAACGCCCTGGAGAACCTGCGGCGCTTTTCCGGCCCCCACGCCGCGCTGGTCGCGGACACCCGGCCCGTGAGCGCCCTGGATTTCCTGGGCCTGAACGCCAGCGAGGACCTCGCCCTGATCGCCCGCGACCCCCACAGCGGACGCGACTGGCTGGCCGCCACGCACGTCCTGAACCCCCAGCACTGGGACCCCCGCGACAAACTGGGCCGCGACTTCGCGCAGGTGCACGCCCCCATTCCCGGCAGCGGCCCCATGAACGCCACCGCGCCCCGCCTGCTGGACGCCGTGATCCACCGCGGCCCGTTCGTGCGCTTCGCCTGGGGCCTGAGCACCACCGACCGCCTCGACCACCACCCCGCCGCGCCGCCCGACGCGGACCGCGACCCGCGCACCCGCTTCGACCCGCACGGCACGTTCCTGCGCGTGGAACGCCAGACCCTGACCGGATTCCCGCACGCGAACGGGGCGCTGTTCACCATCCGCCCCTACACCCACCCGCTCACGCAGGCCGTGCAGAACCCCGCCCACGCCCGCGCCCTGGCGGCCGCCCTGCACTCCATGACCCCCGCGCAGACCGACTACAAAGGATTAACGCGGCTCCGGGACGACCTGCTGACCTGGCTCGACACCCAGGCCCTACACTCGACCGTGTGAACCGCGCCGCGCCCACCCTCGCCGCCCTGCTCCTGAGCGGGCTCCTGACTGCCCTGCTGGGAGCCTGCGACCTGCCCCAGGATTCCCAGGTCACCCAGTCCCAACCCACCCAATCGCAGCCCGCCCCATCAAGGCCCGCCCCGCCCGCCTCCACCCGCGACCCGCACAGTGGCCTGCGCTGGATCGCCGCCCGCGACCTGCCCCGCGAGGGACAGACCCTCCTGACCCGCATCGCCCAGGGCGGCCCCTACCGCTACAGCAAGGACGGCAGCACCTTCGGGAACCGCGAACGCCTCCTGCCCCGCCAGAGCAGCGGCTACTACCGCGAGTACACCGTCCCCACCCCCGGCGAGAACGACCGGGGCGCGCGCCGCATCGTCTGCGGCGGCCAGCCCCGCACCACCGAGTGCTACTACACCCCCGACCACTACGCCAGTTTCAGGAGAATCCACCCATGATGCAGGTCTTCGACGAAGCGCCCCAGGGCATCCAGACCGCCCCGCACGAACCCCGCATCCTTGCCGCCGGCCACCAGGTCAGCGTCCGCGAAATCAACCTCGGCGCCGCCCACGACAAGACCAGCCTCATGCTCGCCTTCCTGACCGGTCTGGGCCTGCGCGACACCTTCGGGCAGAACTGGGACGCCCTGTACGACGTCCTGACCGACCCCGACCAGCGCCCGGACCGCCTCGCGCTGCTGCTGTGCGACCACGCCCACTTCCGCCGCCGCCACCCCCACCTGAACGCCGACCTCGAACGCGTCCTGCTGGACGCGCAGGCCGAAGCCGCCCGTACCGGCCGCGCCCTGTGGCTGCTCAGCGAGGAACCCGACAGCGACACCCGCCACTGGTGACCCCAATCCCCCTGATACGGACTGCCGTTTGTTTCGCCGACAATCCGGAAGTTCACCGGATTGCCAGCTCCACGTCCGGAGGGGCGTTTTTCTCCTGCTCTGCGGCGCAGCTCTCCGAGTCGCATCCGCTCGGATTCCGAGTCCGTATGACAAGAGGTGAAACGAGCATGCGCCCGGAATCACCAGGGACGCCCGCCACGGCCACATTCGGTCCCACCCTCACCGGCCCGCCCTTGCCGTGGCCGGTGCGGGTGATCATGCGGGCCGCGCTGCGCGTCCGGGCCTCCCTGCAGGGCAAGCGGTGAGCGGCCCACCCCCTGGGACCAGCGAGAGTACAGACCTGATCCTGTCCTACGGCCCGGCCTTCCCGTGACACTTCGCCCTGGCGTGCGCGCGGCTGTTCCTGGCGGTCCCCTCTCGCCGCGTTCCGTGGGCACGCTGGGCGCTGACCGGCGCGTCCGTGCTGGCCCTGACCGTGACGGGCGTCCTGCGGGCCGCCACCGGCAGATGTCAAAAGCAAGAACCCCCGTCCTGGACGGGGGTTTTCCTGGTGGGTCGTGTAGGACTTGAACCTACAACCCGCTGATTAAAAGTCAGCTGCTCTACCGATTGAGCTAACGACCCAGCTGGTGTTCGCCTTGTGCGTGCCGTGTGGGCGCGTTCTCAGCGGGAGTGAGTATATGTGGCGCGTGCCGGAGTGTCAACACCCGCCCCGGCTGTGGCGCGGGGCGGGTGCGGCGGGTCAGCGTTTCAGGCTGGGGGGCACGTTGGGCATGCGGGGGGGTTTCATGCCCTTGGCGCCGGGGCCGCTCATGCGCTGGAGCATCTTCATCATGTCCTTCATCTGCTCGTGCATCTTCAGGAGTTTGTTGATGTCCTGCACGGTGTGGCCGCTGCCCGCCGCGATGCGTTTGCGGCGGCGTCCGTCGATGATCTTGGGGTTGCGGCGTTCCTTGACGGTCATGGAGCTGATCATCGCGTCGATGCGTTGCAGCTGCTTCTCGTCGATGTTGAAACCCTCGGGCAGGGCGCGGCTCATGCCGGGAATGAGCTTGAGCAGGTCGCCGAGGGGTCCCATCTTGCGGATCTGCCGCAGTTGCACGAGCAGGTCCTCGAGGTCGAAGTCGCCGGGTTTCTTGACTTCCATGGCCTTCAGGTCGGCCTGCTGGGCGCGTTCGATCAGGCCGAGCACGTCGCCCATGCCGAGGATGCGGCCGGCGACCCGGTCGGGGTAGAAGGGTTCCAGGCCCGCGATCTTCTCGCTGACGCCCGCGAAGTAGATGGGTTTGCCGGTCACGGTGCGGGCCGAGAGGGCCGCGCCGCCGCGCGCGTCGCCGTCCATCTTCGTGATGATCAGGCCCGTGACGTTCACGCGCTGGTCGAAGGTCTGCGCGACATTCAGGGCTTCCTGGCCGGTCATGGCGTCCACGACGAGCAGGCTCTCGGTGGGCTGCATGGCGGCCTGCAGGTCGGCCAGCTGATCCATGAGCGCCTCGTCGATCTGGAGGCGGCCGGCGGTGTCCACGATCACGAGGTCGCGGAAGTCGGTCTTCAGGTGCTCGTCCACGCGGCGTTTCGTCTCGGCGGGACTCTCGCCGTCCGCGACCTTCAGGACGGGCACGCCCACCTGCTTGGCGAGGACTTCCAGCTGGTCACGTGCGGCGGGACGCTGCGTGTCGGCGGCCACCAGCAGCACGCGGCGGCCCTTGCTCTTGTAGTGCGCGGCGAGCTTGCCGGTGCTGGTGGTCTTCCCGGCCCCCTGGAGGCCGACCATG
Above is a genomic segment from Deinococcus depolymerans containing:
- the pyrH gene encoding UMP kinase, with translation MFKRVLLKLSGEFLAGESGFGISPDTTAQLARLITGALDGTDVELAVVIGGGNLWRGARNGAGMDPATADYIGMLGTVMNAMALQDAMESAGRPTRVMSAIQMAAVAEPYIRRRAMRHLEKGRVVIFGGGNGAPFFTTDTTSTLRALEIGADVVLMAKNRVDGVYDSDPRKNSDAKFIEQATHLQVVEQRLEVMDATALTLCMDKGLPIVVFDLFQEGNLRRLLEGQRVGTLISTP
- a CDS encoding aminoglycoside phosphotransferase family protein, giving the protein MGLDGYMMRWNLTPDGAAIRTTSSDLMPVRWQGRAAMLKVTRSVVEVRGYDLMVWLDGQGAAQVFRKGGRGLLMERLHPEPALAEMALGNQDSAATQILCSAAVQVHQQRPDHPSSLLTLWEWFEELAESAELGGVFRQAWVTAQRLLADQRDVRPLHGDLHHGNVLRSPERGWLVIDPKGLTGERTFDFANMLCNPTLAHALTSGRLERQSALIAQEAGLDRTRLLAWVGAYAALSAAWHLEDAQMEQARQSLAVSALAHSLH
- a CDS encoding barstar family protein, which produces MMQVFDEAPQGIQTAPHEPRILAAGHQVSVREINLGAAHDKTSLMLAFLTGLGLRDTFGQNWDALYDVLTDPDQRPDRLALLLCDHAHFRRRHPHLNADLERVLLDAQAEAARTGRALWLLSEEPDSDTRHW
- the tsf gene encoding translation elongation factor Ts, with protein sequence MLESIKKLRELTGAGMMDVKKALADAGNDEEKAVALLRERGIVKAAKKADREAKEGLVRFVVDGNKAAIVEVNSETDFVARNSDFQALVAELAQAALSAGTSDVEEFRSFTLPSGETVATTVAAAAGKIGENLVLNRVAFVEGSTVAGYVHSNGKIGVLVDLEGGTDAQAKDVALHVAAERPQFLSRDEVNSSDIEKEREILTNKALNEGKPQQIVEKIVEGQIGKFYSEKVLPEQNFVKDNSVTVAKYLGGATIKRFVRFEIGA
- a CDS encoding undecaprenyl-diphosphate phosphatase, with the protein product MDWFYAIVYGIVEGITEFLPISSTGHLILTGNLLGVPWTKEVKDTFEVVIQGGAILAVLAYYWKDFLQIRRIGTDRSQQTLWLGVLVACIPAVILGLLFGDAIKANLFRPSVVAWALIVGGVIIWLLESRRVTPNVDAIEKIGVPRSLMIGAVQCLALLWPGFSRSASSILGGMVLGLDRPTATKFSFYLGVPTLGGAALLDFIKSRDILAEIGVGNVLLGAGVSFVVAYLSIGWLLRFVSTNTFKPFAIYRVVVGVLILILIATGVLSNGNLA
- the frr gene encoding ribosome recycling factor — encoded protein: MADMKTIQAETREKMGKAIEALENNLSVLRTGRANPGILKKIVVEYYGSSVPIDQVASITTPDARTLVITPWDRGALNPIEKAIRDSDLGLNPNNKGDTIFISLPMLTEERRRDLVKNAKNYAEDARIAIRNIRKHGLDEVKKVEGIGDDEIKRGEADVQKITDEFIAKVESTFQKKEQEILG
- a CDS encoding ribonuclease domain-containing protein, whose translation is MNRAAPTLAALLLSGLLTALLGACDLPQDSQVTQSQPTQSQPAPSRPAPPASTRDPHSGLRWIAARDLPREGQTLLTRIAQGGPYRYSKDGSTFGNRERLLPRQSSGYYREYTVPTPGENDRGARRIVCGGQPRTTECYYTPDHYASFRRIHP
- the ffh gene encoding signal recognition particle protein, yielding MFESLGNKLQDILDRVGKERQLTEAQVKAAMREIRMALLEADVNFGVAKDFVARVSEKAVGQSVEGSLNAGQTVVKLVHDELIETLGGKAAQPELKNEGNVWFMVGLQGAGKTTSTGKLAAHYKSKGRRVLLVAADTQRPAARDQLEVLAKQVGVPVLKVADGESPAETKRRVDEHLKTDFRDLVIVDTAGRLQIDEALMDQLADLQAAMQPTESLLVVDAMTGQEALNVAQTFDQRVNVTGLIITKMDGDARGGAALSARTVTGKPIYFAGVSEKIAGLEPFYPDRVAGRILGMGDVLGLIERAQQADLKAMEVKKPGDFDLEDLLVQLRQIRKMGPLGDLLKLIPGMSRALPEGFNIDEKQLQRIDAMISSMTVKERRNPKIIDGRRRKRIAAGSGHTVQDINKLLKMHEQMKDMMKMLQRMSGPGAKGMKPPRMPNVPPSLKR
- the rpsB gene encoding 30S ribosomal protein S2, giving the protein MSYISMKQLLEAGVHFGHETKRWNPKFKRFIFAERNGIFIIDLQKTLKQVDRSFDFIKELSERGGVILFVGTKKQAQEIVELEARRTGMPFVTSRWLGGMLTNFKTMRTRIDRLNELDEMFESGRINDRLKAERIKLAAERERLQRFVGGIRKMNRLPDAIFVVDPTKEVIAVQEANKLGIPVIALADTDSDPDVIDYIVPGNDDAIRSIQLITHRIGDLLVEARGGGEDVGAAEGEVAAEATETEQTEN
- a CDS encoding heme-dependent oxidative N-demethylase subunit alpha family protein, translating into MVPPTLYRPFLSGTYSVSAGLYRLGAQPVPWLDDPGPEQHTFTLDREYPRLIASKAAAHARALPEYAGEAALTPDLREAALTFTARQLAADSGGEIRWDGRTLRNTLLGWQADLHPRWNALENLRRFSGPHAALVADTRPVSALDFLGLNASEDLALIARDPHSGRDWLAATHVLNPQHWDPRDKLGRDFAQVHAPIPGSGPMNATAPRLLDAVIHRGPFVRFAWGLSTTDRLDHHPAAPPDADRDPRTRFDPHGTFLRVERQTLTGFPHANGALFTIRPYTHPLTQAVQNPAHARALAAALHSMTPAQTDYKGLTRLRDDLLTWLDTQALHSTV